From the Bacteroidales bacterium genome, the window ATTGTAACACCATTGGTAGAGAAGGTCCATTTATCGACATGTGGTTTTTTATGAAATAAATTTTCGAATGTTTTAATGCCAGCTTGTACTAATGGGTGATTTTCTTCGAGTTTCCAGGTAGGGAAATATTTTTCCATTCCATAACGTAAGCCTGTATATGCTGTTTCTTCATAATATAATACTTCGACTGTTGCGTCCATGTCTTTAACAATTTCTTCGATTTCTTTTACAGCTGTTTCTTTGGTTTCGCCCCAGGTAAGACGACGATCGAGATGAAATTGTGCATAATCGGCAACCGCACAAAGCGAAGGGCTTCCCGATTTAATTTCGGAAATAGTAACGGTTCCTTTTCCTAAAAACGGATCGTAAGCCAAACGTTCATTAAGTTTTTCTATTTCGAGTGCAGCCTTTGCTGCCATATATATAGCATTTTTGCCGCGTTCGGGTGCACTGCCATGGCACGATAAACCTTTAAATTTTACTACTATTTCCATTCTACCACGATGTCCGCGATATATATTAAGGTTAGTAGGTTCGGTAGAAATAACAAAATCGGGACGAAGTTTTTCTTCTTCGATTAAATATTTCCAGCACAAGCCATCGCAATCTTCTTCCATAACGCTACCTACAACGTAAAATGTGAGATCTTTGTCAAAACCTAGTTCTTTTAATATTTTACCAGAAGTTACTGCAGCAGCTGGACCTCCCTCTTGGTCAACACTTCCACGTCCATGAACATAGCCATCTTTTATTTCGCCCGAAAAAGGATCAAAATTCCAATTGTCGATATTGCCAACGTCAACGGTATCCATATGCCCATCGATAACAAGTTTTCTTTTACCATTTCCAATGCGTCCTATTACATTGCCAAGTCCATCGATTCGTACTTCGTCGAAGCCTGCTTCTTCCATTTGGCGTTTTAGCTCGAGCTGAACTTCTTTTTCTTGCATACTGGTCGATTTTATCTTTACCAGCTTTGAAAGATTGTTAGCCGTATAATCTCTATATTTTTCGGCTAAAGCATTAATTTTTGAAAATATATCTTCCATTACTAAATTAATTAAAAGGGACACAAAGTTAAAACATATTTTAATTCAATAACTGATATTTTTCAATATTTTATATTTTTTTGCTATTCAATATGGTTTGGTTGGGTTTTGAAAGTAGAAGTTTAATTTTAGTAATAAAAATAAAACAAGTAAGAGATTTTAATACTTCCCATACTGAAATTTAGCTGCTTAACTAATTAAGCAACCAAAAGTTTTAATTTTATTAAAAAATAATACAAAAATTAACCGTTAACCACTTCTTTAATTTCGGGTATTTCGCGACGTATTGCTTCTTCGACGCCGTTTTTTAAGGTCATTAAACTATAAGGACATGCACCACATGCTCCTTGCAGGCGTACTTTAACAGTTAAGTCATCGGTTACTTCAATCAATTCGATGTCGCCACCATCGTCTTGGAGGTAGGGTCGAAGTTGTTCAATTATTTCAGCTACTTTAA encodes:
- a CDS encoding NifU family protein, with translation MDIKVAEIIEQLRPYLQDDGGDIELIEVTDDLTVKVRLQGACGACPYSLMTLKNGVEEAIRREIPEIKEVVNG
- a CDS encoding YgeY family selenium metabolism-linked hydrolase — its product is MEDIFSKINALAEKYRDYTANNLSKLVKIKSTSMQEKEVQLELKRQMEEAGFDEVRIDGLGNVIGRIGNGKRKLVIDGHMDTVDVGNIDNWNFDPFSGEIKDGYVHGRGSVDQEGGPAAAVTSGKILKELGFDKDLTFYVVGSVMEEDCDGLCWKYLIEEEKLRPDFVISTEPTNLNIYRGHRGRMEIVVKFKGLSCHGSAPERGKNAIYMAAKAALEIEKLNERLAYDPFLGKGTVTISEIKSGSPSLCAVADYAQFHLDRRLTWGETKETAVKEIEEIVKDMDATVEVLYYEETAYTGLRYGMEKYFPTWKLEENHPLVQAGIKTFENLFHKKPHVDKWTFSTNGVTINGVYGIPVIGFGPGNEVLAHAPNEKVPISDLVAASAFYAAFAYVI